In one window of Miscanthus floridulus cultivar M001 chromosome 12, ASM1932011v1, whole genome shotgun sequence DNA:
- the LOC136498136 gene encoding putative 1-phosphatidylinositol-3-phosphate 5-kinase FAB1D isoform X3, whose translation MILLHTRDEDDAHALALGGANPNHLLHACPSGDDGAHNNHMPNVVVVTTESDDGDYDAIWIPPDEAAAADSMELEDDDDEPTCYDARAGGSTSYCTDEDDGSDDDDDATTSSSIRWCHADQSATNAALAADREERQKAMLRAMNGQLRMLAARFLESAGIGIDTTSNSNSCCWLDIVTSLSWEAALVIKPDVGTAVGNQMDPSSYIKVKCLASGTPRQCEVVKGLVFRKNVAHKHMPTKCHNPRLLLLSGVLGHSHVGFSSFSSIEQEKDHLDKSVCKMMEVCRPDVIMVEKTVSRDIQELLLKEGVTLVLDMKLNRLQRIARCSGAPILSFSEVLCKPKLKQCDYFHIEKVTEEHNLTCSTGVGKRPSKTLMFLEGFHKPLGCTILLRGANTEELKKIKQVMNYTVFAAYRLVLETSFFEDQRLILNNKNSSKEEVSVTRRAGPSSLGSIQEYTDGVPVTISSTYFNALNSLEKNFPNQALPSEGLVSAVPESPRRFIDIFRYHNIYLPVTASQEATDDQIEDRPQYNEGMASNGIHISPNVGVPIGSGENVDHLSDPQEQESSETNQQMTLDGPSVSERQEQSLENIKHSTSYNNGDKTSDIDEVDDVLESQSILILLSSQCITKQVICEQSRLSRIRYYGNFDVSLGRYLQDILQKQNLSCSSCGEPPEAHMYSYTHRNGNLTVLVKRLLPKYCLPGESEGKIWMWTRCLRCEHENGISTSSRRVIMSTEAHYLSFGKFLELSFSSHSTARSLSICGHSLNRDCLRFFGLGSKVAMFQYSSVEIYNACKPQPTLEFHNPNMHEWYGQEVRNVLATGVTLFSEVTSVLQKLKDQFPELAIYRGAFFPVKNFSQLEEMLIKEKAEFMDSLAKAVDRNRESSSVDDILNVNWLYQDLLLELYVWDHRLHQLVDCTSAENAIVGNGITETSEFTCDQTAVVAEAGGIGERMSSKASFANRCIEPEKFSEPGTYRHASTLLDDAWNKYYNDQHSTKVPSSGASNCLGVQSNIPQRCDGEKCVWNPLNESRLAYRQEVEVGCLERFQVVNHYRPTHLSPLHKHRQSAEEMGSPQFTVGPGGSILCVSEDEISSIISRALAISEDRRHLMMDAIAETEPADIRGREYAKTMEKSYSSVCESSSASLSWSSSFGSSDSEASISSYDLSSYDSSLLSTSLHPEISVNGRIVLKGKYSVICVHSNQFYNLRRKCCPSELAYITSLSRCKKWDAQGGKSKAFFAKTMDHRLIIKQIKKAEFESFIKFAPDYFKHVNHSLDTGSQTCLAKILGIYQVKQIRHGKEIKMDLMVMENILFGHNVSRTYDLKGAIFSRYVSDSNDHGTVYLDQNFVDDMRVSPIYIGGRAKHLLERAIWNDTSFLTSINVMDYSLLVGVDRQKHELVFGIIDYLRQYTWDKQLETMVKASLVVPKNESPTVISPRDYKKRFRKFMSKHFLTVPDDWSTENPPSVDCKSCAHGGNTTKLPGVVDEKPQHPSPILACA comes from the exons ATGATTCTGCTGCACACAAG GGATGAGGACGATGCCCATGCCCTTGCCCTTGGTGGTGCTAATCCAAACCATCTGCTGCATGCCTGCCCATCTGGAGACGATGGGGCTCACAATAATCACATGCCCAACGTCGTCGTCGTTACCACCGAATCGGATGACGGCGACTACGACGCCATCTGGATACCGCCTGATGAGGCAGCTGCTGCAGACAGCATGGAattggaagatgatgatgatgagcccaccTGTTACGATGCCCGAGCCGGAGGTAGTACATCCTACTGCACAGATGAGGATGACGGatccgatgatgacgatgatgctaCCACCAGCAGCAGTATCAGGTGGTGCCATGCGGATCAGTCCGCCACCAACGCCGCCCTTGCTGCCGACAGGGAGGAACGGCAGAAAGCCATGCTGAGAGCCATGAACGGGCAGCTCAGGATGCTCGCCGCTCGCTTTCTAGAGTCGGCTGGCATTGGCATTGACACCACCAGCAACAGCAACAGCTGCTGCTGGCTTGACATCGTCACCTCCCTCTCCTGGGAAGCTGCCCTTGTGATCAAGCCTGATGTTGGCACTGCTGTAGGCAACCAAATGGACCCTTCCTCTTACATCAAGGTCAAGTGCCTAGCATCTGGTACACCCCGCCAATG TGAGGTCGTCAAGGGCTTAGTCTTCAGGAAGAATGTGGCTCATAAGCACATGCCCACCAAGTGTCACAATCCTAGGCTGCTGCTGCTTAGCGGAGTCCTCGGCCATTCCCATGTTGGCTTCTCATCATTCAGTTCCATAGAGCAGGAGAAAGACCATCTAGACAAGTCTGTCTGCAAAATGATGGAGGTTTGCCGCCCAGATGTCATCATGGTCGAGAAAACGGTTTCACGCGACATACAGGAGCTTCTTCTCAAGGAAGGTGTCACTCTAGTGCTTGACATGAAGCTCAACCGGCTGCAGAGGATTGCTCGCTGTTCTGGCGCTCCCATACTCTCGTTTTCAGAGGTTCTCTGCAAGCCAAAGTTGAAGCAGTGTGACTACTTCCACATTGAAAAAGTGACGGAGGAGCACAACCTTACCTGCAGCACTGGAGTTGGAAAGAGGCCATCTAAAACATTAATGTTCCTGGAAGGCTTTCACAAGCCATTGGGATGCACG ATATTGCTTAGGGGAGCAAATACTGAAGAACTGAAGAAAATCAAGCAAGTCATGAACTACACAGTGTTTGCAGCATACCGCCTCGTTCTTGAGACGTCCTTCTTCGAAGATCAGAGACTAATCTTGAACAATAAGAATTCTTCTAAAGAAGAAGTTTCTGTCACTAGGAGGGCGGGACCATCGTCACTAGGATCAATACAGGAATATACTGATGGGGTGCCAGTTACCATTTCTTCTACATATTTCAATGCTCTAAATTCACTCGAGAAGAACTTCCCTAATCAAGCACTCCCTTCTGAAGGACTAGTATCAGCAGTCCCAGAATCACCGAGAAGATTCATTGATATATTCCGTTATCATAATATTTATTTACCGGTCACTGCTTCTCAAGAGGCAACTGATGATCAGATAGAAGACAGGCCTCAATACAATGAAGGCATGGCAAGTAACGGTATCCATATCAGCCCAAACGTTGGAGTACCAATTGGTTCTGGTGAGAATGTGGATCATTTAAGCGATCCCCAGGAACAAGAATCCTCTGAAACCAATCAACAAATGACATTGGATGGCCCTTCGGTTAGTGAAAGACAAGAGCAGTCATTGGAAAATATTAAACACAGCACCAGTTACAATAACGGAGACAAGACATCTGATATAGATGAGGTGGATGATGTCTTGGAGTCTCAGAGCATACTTATTTTGCTGTCCAGCCAGTGTATCACAAAGCAGGTTATCTGCGAGCAGAGCCGTCTATCCCGTATAAGATACTACGGAAATTTTGATGTTTCCTTAGGACGCTATTTGCAAGACATTTTGCAGAAGCAG AATCTCAGCTGTTCCTCATGTGGAGAGCCTCCAGAGGCTCACATGTATTCCTACACTCACCGCAACGGGAATCTGACTGTTCTTGTGAAGCGCTTGCTGCCTAAATATTGTTTACCTGGTGAATCAGAAGGAAAGATTTGGATGTGGACTAGATGTCTAAGATGTGAACATGAAAATGGGATCTCCACATCATCACGAAGGGTGATAATGTCAACTGAAGCACACTACCTTTCATTTGGGAAGTTCCTTGAACTCAGTTTTTCAAGCCACTCAACTGCTAGAAGTCTGTCAATATGCGGGCATTCACTCAATAGGGATTGTCTGCGCTTTTTTGG GTTGGGCTCCAAAGTTGCAATGTTCCAGTATTCCTCAGTCGAAATTTACAATGCCTGCAAACCACAGCCTACTCTTGAGTTTCACAATCCCAATATGCATGAGTGGTACGGGCAAGAGGTAAGAAAT GTTCTTGCTACAGGAGTTACACTTTTCTCTGAAGTCACAAGCGTACTACAGAAGCTGAAGGATCAGTTTCCTGAGCTAGCAATCTATCGTGGTGCCTTCTTTCCTGTTAAAAACTTTTCCCAACTTGAAGAGATGTTGATTAAAGAGAAGGCTGAGTTCATG GATTCTCTAGCAAAGGCTGTTGATCGAAATAGGGAATCAAGCTCTGTGGATGATATCCTTAATGTAAATTGGCTCTATCAGGATCTTTTGCTGGAACTTTATGTGTGGGACCACCGTCTGCATCAACTTGTAGACTGTACATCTGCTGAAAATGCAATAGTGGGAAATGGCATCACGGAAACCTCTGAATTTACATGTGACCAAACTGCAGTAGTTGCTGAAGCAGGCGGGATCGGTGAGCGCATGAGCAGCAAAGCATCATTTGCTAATAGATGTATCGAGCCAGAGAAGTTCAGTGAACCAGGGACGTACAGACATGCATCAACCTtgcttgatgatgcatggaaTAAGTATTACAATGATCAGCATAGCACAAAAGTGCCATCTTCCGGGGCCTCAAATTGCTTGGGTGTTCAGAGCAATATTCCGCAACGGTGTGACGGGGAAAAATGTGTTTGGAACCCACTGAATGAGTCCAGATTGGCTTACAGGCAGGAAGTGGAAGTTGGATGTTTGGAAAGGTTTCAAGTCGTTAACCACTATCGTCCAACTCATTTATCCCCCTTGCACAAACACAGACAATCTGCCGAGGAGATGGGCTCTCCACAGTTCACAGTCGGTCCAGGTGGCAGTATCTTGTGTGTATCAGAGGATGAGATATCCAGTATAATATCCCGAGCTCTTGCTATATCTGAGGATCGTCGCCACTTAATGATGGATGCTATTGCTGAGACTGAACCAGCGGATATCAGGGGTAGAGAGTAtgctaaaacaatggagaagtCTTACAGCTCCGTATGTGAAAGTTCCTCTGCTTCTTTGTCCTGGTCGTCATCTTTTGGATCTTCAGATTCTGAGGCAAGCATTTCATCTTACGACCTCTCCAGCTATGATAGCTCACTTCTATCAACCTCTCTCCATCCAGAAATATCTGTCAACGGGAGAATAGTTCTCAAAGGGAAGTACTCAGTCATCTGTGTACACTCTAACCAGTTCTACAACCTCCGAAGGAAATGCTGCCCCTCGGAGCTTGCATATATTACTTCCTTGAGCCGTTGCAAGAAGTGGGATGCTCAAGGCGGAAAGAGCAAGGCATTCTTTGCAAAAACAATGGATCACAGGCTCATCATAAAGCAAATAAAGAAGGCAGAGTTTGAGTCCTTCATAAAATTTGCGCCTGATTACTTCAAGCATGTTAACCATTCTCTGGACACGGGGAGCCAAACTTGCCTTGCCAAAATCTTAGGAATCTATCAG GTCAAGCAAATAAGACATGGCAAGGAGATTAAGATGGATCTGATGGTGATGGAAAACATCCTGTTTGGACACAATGTGTCGCGGACATATGATCTGAAAGGCGCCATATTTTCGCGATATGTCTCCGATTCAAATGACCATGGCACCGTCTACTTGGACCAAAACTTTGTGGATGACATGCGTGTTTCTCCAATCTATATTGGTGGAAGAGCAAAGCATCTCTTGGAGAGGGCAATCTGGAATGATACGTCTTTTCTCACG TCGATCAATGTTATGGACTACTCTTTGCTGGTTGGAGTGGACAGGCAGAAGCATGAGCTCGTATTCGGCATCATCGACTACCTGAGGCAGTATACATGGGACAAGCAGCTGGAGACAATGGTGAAAGCGTCTCTGGTGGTGCCCAAGAATGAATCGCCAACGGTGATTTCCCCCAGGGATTACAAGAAGAGGTTCAGGAAGTTCATGAGCAAGCACTTCCTGACAGTTCCAGATGACTGGAGCACAGAGAATCCGCCGTCGGTGGATTGCAAGTCCTGTGCTCACGGTGGCAACACCACCAAGTTGCCGGGAGTGGTCGATGAGAAGCCTCAGCATCCAAGCCCAATCCTGGCGTGCGCTTAA